TTGGCATCACGTGCACCAACATCCCCTTCAACTGCGTAACCAGGAATACGTAGGTAGTAGATACCTTCATCAAGTTCATATTTTAAGTCGTAGGTTACACGTTCGTAATCCCAATGCCCGCCAAGAACAAAGCCATGCTTATTCATTACGTGCTGGATTAATGATTGATCAGCAACGATTGATTCAATGCCTGAATTTGCGAATACCATATTATAGTTCCTCCCTAAGTCATTCTACTTTTAATTTTATGATAAAATCATACTTTCTGCAATCGAATATTCATTTGATTTTAAATAATGTTAA
Above is a window of Macrococcoides canis DNA encoding:
- a CDS encoding YugN family protein, with amino-acid sequence MVFANSGIESIVADQSLIQHVMNKHGFVLGGHWDYERVTYDLKYELDEGIYYLRIPGYAVEGDVGARDAKLQMMDPYLGKHYYPTGVEYGEDEYFSDKLVEHCKRTINKVFNDIVAIQK